A window of Micromonospora eburnea genomic DNA:
CGAGAGGCGCGCGAGGGAGTGCCTGCTCTGCTGGCGGCGCAGCGCAACCATGGCCCGCTCAACCGCCGCCATCTGTGCGCTCTCACGTGGGGAGTTGCCCATCACTCCGCCCTAGTCCATAGTAGATGACATGTATATGTAATTGTACATGCAGTTCGGGGAGGGCGACATGGACGCGACCGACAAGCCGATCGGCTACTGGCTCAAGCACCTGCACAACCTGATCGAGGCCCAGTTCGATCGGACGCTGGCCGACTTCGAGGTCAACCGCAGGCAGTGGCAGGTGCTGAACTCATTGAGCCGCGGGCCGCTCAGCCGCCCGGCGGCCGAGGCGGCACTCGCCCCGTTCTGGCGCAGCGGGCCCGGTGCGGACCGCGGCCCGGCGGAGCTCACGGCGATCCTCGCGGGGCCGACCGGCCTGATGACCCGCGGCTGGGTACGCGAGGCGAGCGAGACGGGCGTGCTCACTCTGACCGAGCACGGCACCGCGAGCCACGCCGCCGCCGCAGAGCGCGTCAGGAACCTGCGCGGTGCGCTCCTGAACGGTCTGAGTCCGGAGCAGTACGCGCAGACGGTGCGTACTCTCGCGGTCATGGCCGCGAACCTGGAGGCGGCGCTCGGCGAACACCCGCCGGCTTGACAGCAGGTCCGAATTCCGCGAGCACAGCCCTGAGGAGACAGTAGGAACAGGACGGCCCTGCCACCGCGACCTGCCGCCCCTTGAGGCCGTGGAGGTTGGCGTTCCGAGCAGTGTCACCGATGTTTCCTCTCGCGCAACTGTCGGCATCGGCACTCACCGCGGTCGCGACGCCGCGGGTCCGAGCAGGACGATGATTCGGTCTCCGCTGCACATCCGGCAGCACCGTTCGGCCCTGGCCGAAGGGTCCGGGTCAGGGACTGCGCCCGTCCGCGGCCTTTTCGTAGGGTCAGACGGAACCATGGCCGTTCCGGGCAGGGAGCGTGTTCAGTCAGGGAGGTCCATCAGTGCTCACGGTCGTCAGAACCGCGGACGCACCGGCAGCCGAACGACGCGAAGAGCTGCACCGGCTGTTCGCCGCGGAGCAGACCTCGGTGAGCGCCGGGATCCGCCGGCGACGTCTCGACCGTTGCCGTAGGGACCTCGCCGATCCGGCGCTGAGCGGACTGGCGGTCGGCACTGTCGGGGGCCGGTGGGGTCTGCCCGACTCCGCGCACTTCAGCCGGCTGTTCCGGGCCGCCTTCGGCGTACCACCCAGCGACTACCGGCGCATGTCGCTCAATCCTGTCGCCGCCAGTCAAGCTCTCGGCGCCCGCGTCCGTGCCCCGATGGTCGCGCGTGGTCACACTGAGGGTCACGAGAGCGGCCCGAGTGGTCGTCGCCGCCATGAGGATCGACCGCAATGACTGATCTCACCGTTGACGCCGCCTGGCACGCAGCCGCCGAGGGGGAAGGACCGGCGCCGCGATTCGGGCCAGTGGAGCGCCTCGCCGTGCTGTCCGACGTACACGCCAACGTGCCGGCGTTGTCGGCGGTACTCGACGAGCCCGAGGTGCGATCGGCGGACCTGGTCGTCTTCTGCGGCGACCTGACCTGGGGGTCGGAGCCGCAACGGACCGCCGAGATCGTCCAGGGGCTCGGAAGCCGGGCGGTGCTGGTGCGCGGCAACGCCGACCGCGCGGTGGTGGAGCTGGCGCGCGGCGGTCGAGCCGCCGCGTCG
This region includes:
- a CDS encoding MarR family winged helix-turn-helix transcriptional regulator, whose amino-acid sequence is MDATDKPIGYWLKHLHNLIEAQFDRTLADFEVNRRQWQVLNSLSRGPLSRPAAEAALAPFWRSGPGADRGPAELTAILAGPTGLMTRGWVREASETGVLTLTEHGTASHAAAAERVRNLRGALLNGLSPEQYAQTVRTLAVMAANLEAALGEHPPA
- a CDS encoding helix-turn-helix domain-containing protein, whose amino-acid sequence is MLTVVRTADAPAAERREELHRLFAAEQTSVSAGIRRRRLDRCRRDLADPALSGLAVGTVGGRWGLPDSAHFSRLFRAAFGVPPSDYRRMSLNPVAASQALGARVRAPMVARGHTEGHESGPSGRRRHEDRPQ